In Cololabis saira isolate AMF1-May2022 chromosome 10, fColSai1.1, whole genome shotgun sequence, a single window of DNA contains:
- the LOC133451934 gene encoding voltage-dependent calcium channel beta subunit-associated regulatory protein produces the protein MSNDLPVLTSLTENSTDVPVSAGQVENYVLLLVLLSVFAGGTLVLLSLLLLFCHRCCLGGRRYSRASDDPEKTNTTYAEDSHPTQEITIRLDESDALSASSCHDGESERFVSTGSTGRRVSFNESALYEQEKMTQDKGRRYTLTEGDFHHLKKARLTHLHLPPASNDLKILTIMECDSVESSTINISETSAPKLPLTIYQPVESRVPDWMGQSVSGGLPGDPHHSVILDQPSPSAMKAQHTRSQTMEAIGDRGETESERGQRGDSSQSVAQTSVLQFFSKLRRHASLEGAGPYFKRWKFDTSHRAASLDAKGSPKRKPFQRQRAASETTDHTEEDSSPLRDDSFDSFPQTPIQTGGLQSLSAESLSHPATAPSSSVFLQRLKLEAMVEAGGSINARGEEPALPSGFIQRQEEATVNGRQEDLETPAVIRTQAAGDMLEATEDEDLFGTEQEAAMQEMFEDMLNKPNDTKTESGTADVRRKNEAEVDDVDEVMLGAEARQRTDSISSLSFMTRRESLEAPPSLYRDIWSLRASLEQYASSDQSSTDRESIRSDADSVSSIGGAGARSGLESCLSQDLDDEPEGEGEGEGLEGGTRRASGPETEMGSGAGGGEGEGGNRKLLQMDSGYASIEAPSRAPEEMRLFGTPGVTRGKTASERRLFFTNSGRKGSVCESVDARLFQEELEDQIADSTETEGKLKHKSLTLQEPYQLLKSLHPQKPSETQPQPMSPLLKPVLLPPSPHRPRLRRRDYSIDEKTDALFNEFLRHDPRFDQQDSPVRSRHRSRVHLRKQWQRHKQYSDPGSVTGGRYSPSLERQRFTPLRRGDSAGYPLDTRYYSTLSRIASAADEEASEVAASEEVARERAEGKDQSTRGAAAGDVTESVASRISEGTDTRKSRSGCAGSTGETDDCQVSLDKDTESTTNQSVSTVTAQMGRMDPKVSNRNNNSSQAMLSEVSLQSEGSLTDKLVVSVEERIYSGLQSAEKPGQEVLAVSHTASPGFSPT, from the exons ATGAGCAATGATCTGCCTGTTCTGACAAGTCTGACGGAGAACTCCACT GACGTGCCAGTGTCGGCCGGACAGGTGGAGAACTATGTGCTGCTGTTGGTGCTGCTGAGCGTCTTCGCTGGGGGGACCCTAGTCCTGCTgtccctgctgctgctcttctGTCACCGCTGCTGCTTGGGCGGACGGCGCTACTCCAG AGCGAGCGATGATCCCGAGAAGACAAATACCACTTATGCTGAGGATTCTCATCCCACGCAAG AAATCACAATTCGTCTGGATGAATCAGATGCTCTCTCTGCATCGAGCTGTCATGATGGAGAGTCTGAGCGATTTGTCTCCACTGGGTCTACTGGCCGCAGAGTCTCCTTCAATGAATCTGCACTTTATGAACAGGAGAAAATGACTCAGGACAAAGGACGCAG GTACACTCTGACTGAAGGGGACTTCCATCACCTGAAAAAGGCCAGACTGACCCACCTTCACCTGCCTCCGGCCTCAAATGACCTGAAGATACTCACCATCATGGAGTGTGACTCAGTGGAAAGTAGCACCATTAACATCAGTGAGACCTCTGCACCCAAACTACCCCTCACCATCTACCAG CCTGTTGAGAGCAGAGTACCGGACTGGATGGGACAGAGTGTGAGTGGGGGCCTGCCAGGAGACCCCCATCACTCCGTCATCCTGGACCAGCCGTCCCCCTCAGCCATGAAAGCACAGCACACCCGCTCCCAAACA ATGGAAGCTATCGGGGACAGGGGAGAGACGGAGAGTGAAAGGGGACAGAGAGGAGACTCCTCACAATCTGTGGCCCAGACTTCAGTTCTGCAATTCTTCTCTAAACTGCGTCGCCATGCCAGTCTCGAGGGAGCTGGGCCTTACTTCAAGAGGTGGAAGTTTGACACCAGTCACCGCGCTGCCAGCCTTGATGCCAAAG GATCCCCAAAGAGAAAGCCTTTTCAGAGGCAGAGAGCTGCGAGTGAAACCACTGACCACACCGAAGAGGACTCTTCTCCCCTCCGAGATGACAGCTTTGACTCCTTTCCACAAACTCCCATCCAGACCGGCGGCCTCCAGTCTCTCTCTGCAGAGTCTCTATCTCATCCTGCAACTGCACCTTCATCTTCAGTCTTCCTCCAGAG GCTAAAACTAGAGGCCATGGTGGAGGCAGGCGGAAGCATCAACGCCAGGGGAGAGGAACCTGCTTTGCCATCAGGTTTTATTCAGAGACAAGAAGAGGCCACAGTCAACGGGAGGCAGGAGGACCTAGAGACCCCTGCAGTTATAAGAACTCAAGCAGCAGGAGATATGCTAGAAGCTACAGAAGACGAAGACTTGTTTGGGACAGAACAAGAGGCCGCCATGCAGGAAATGTTTGAAGATATGTTAAATAAACCTAACGACACAAAAACAGAGAGTGGCACAGCAGATGTGAGGAGAAAGAATGAGGCAGAAGTGGATGACGTAGATGAGGTGATGTTAGGAGCTGAAGCCAGGCAAAGGACCGATTCAATCTCATCCCTGTCTTTCATGACCCGTCGGGAGAGCTTGGAGGCACCTCCCTCCTTGTACAGAGATATCTGGAGCCTCCGAGCCTCTCTGGAGCAATACGCCTCCTCAGACCAGAGCAGCACAGACCGGGAGTCCATCCGAAGTGATGCGGACAGCGTCTCATCAATTGGAGGTGCAGGAGCTCGATCTGGCCTGGAGAGCTGCTTGTCACAAGATTTAGACGATGAGCCTGaaggggagggggagggagaaGGGTTGGAGGGAGGAACCAGAAGGGCATCAGGTCCAGAGACTGAGATGGGGAGTGGAGCCGGTGGAGGAGAGGGTGAGGGAGGAAACAGGAAGCTCCTTCAAATGGACAGCGGTTATGCCTCCATTGAAGCTCCCTCTCGGGCTCCGGAGGAGATGCGGTTGTTCGGGACTCCTGGAGTTACTCGAGGGAAGACGGCATCTGAGAGAAGGCTGTTTTTCACCAACTCTGGGAGAAAAGGTTCAGTATGCGAGAGTGTTGATGCCCGGCTGTttcaggaggagctggaggaccaaaTCGCAGACAGCACAGAGACAGAAGGGAAACTAAAGCACAAATCTCTGACCCTTCAAGAACCATATCAACTCCTGAAGTCCTTACATCCGCAGAAACCTTCCGAAACACAACCTCAGCCCATGTCTCCACTGCTGAAACCAGTCCTGCTGCCGCCCAGTCCTCACCGGCCTCGTCTCCGCCGACGCGACTACAGCATCGATGAGAAGACGGACGCTCTTTTTAACGAGTTCCTTCGTCACGACCCCCGTTTCGACCAGCAGGACTCTCCGGTACGGTCCAGGCACAGGTCCAGAGTGCACCTTCGGAAACAGTGGCAGAGACATAAGCAATACAGTGACCCGGGTTCGGTCACCGGGGGAAGGTATTCTCCATCGTTGGAAAGGCAGAGGTTTACACCCCTGAGGAGGGGTGACAGCGCCGGTTACCCTTTGGATACCAGATATTATAGCACTCTCTCACGCATAGCGAGCGCAGCAGATGAAGAAGCCAGCGAGGTGGCAGCTTCCGAGGAAGTGGCcagagagagagcagaaggcAAAGATCAATCGActagaggagcagcagcaggggaTGTCACAGAAAGTGTGGCAAGCAGGATATCTGAAGGAACTGATACAAGGAAAAGTAGGTCTGGCTGTGCAGGGTCAACTGGTGAGACTGATGACTGCCAAGTCTCTTTGGACAAGGACACAGAAAGCACAACCAATCAGTCTGTGAGCACCGTCACTGCACAAATGGGCCGCATGGATCCCAAAGTGAGCAACAGGAACAACAACAGCAGTCAAGCCATGCTATCAGAGGTTTCCCTGCAGTCGGAGGGCAGTCTGACAGACAAGCTGGTCGTGTCAGTGGAAGAGAGGATCTACAGCGGCCTGCAGAGCGCTGAGAAACCCGGGCAGGAGGTCCTCGCCGTGTCTCATACAGCCTCCCCTGGATTCAGTCCCACTTAA
- the stk11 gene encoding serine/threonine-protein kinase STK11, with protein sequence MSAGELHHLDYLNDNELMEMDTFIHRIDSTEVIYQPRRKRAKLIGKYLMGDLLGEGSYGKVKEMLDSETLCRRAVKILKKKKLRRIPNGEANVKKEIQLLRRLQHKNVIQLVDVLYNEEKQKMYMVMEYCVCGMQEMLDSVPEKRFPVFQAHGYFCQLIDGLEYLHSQGIVHKDIKPGNLLLTTDGALKISDLGVAEALHPFAQDDTCRTSQGSPAFQPPEIANGLDTFSGFKVDIWSAGVTLYNITTSLYPFEGDNIYKLFENIGKGDYTIPEECGPLLSDLLRGMLEYDPAKRFSIQNIRQHNWVRKKHPPSEPPVPIPASAESRDPWRSMTVVPYLEDLHGYTEDDDDELYDGEDEIIYTQDFTVPGQVTEDDHDLGNSDHSPAVAKPVCVNGTEGGSLNSKAKAERRSSSSSNPSRKGVSTASKIRKLSTCKQQ encoded by the exons ATGAGTGCCGGAGAGCTGCATCATCTCGACTACCTGAATGATAATGAACTCATGGAGATGGATACTTTCATTCACCGCATTGACTCTACAGAGGTTATCTACCAACCACGGAGAAAGAGAGCAAAACTAATCGGAAAGTACCTGATGGGAGATCTGCTAGGGGAAGGATCTTATGGCAAAGTAAAAGAAATGCTGGACTCAGAGACGCTTTGTCGTAGAGCTGTCAAGATactgaagaaaaagaagctTAGGAGGATTCCCAATGGAGAAGCCAATGTGAAAaa GGAGATTCAGCTGCTAAGACGACTCCAACACAAGAATGTCATTCAATTAGTGGACGTGCTCTACAATGAAGAGAAGCAGAAAAT GTATATGGTGATGGAGTATTGCGTTTGTGGGATGCAAGAAATGCTTGACAGTGTCCCAGAGAAAAGGTTTCCAGTATTTCAAGCTCACgg GTACTTTTGCCAACTTATTGATGGCCTTGAATATTTGCACAGCCAGGGAATAGTTCACAAAGACATAAAACCAGGGAATCTGCTGCTAACCACAGATGGGGCGCTTAAAATCTCTGACCTTGGAGTAGCAGAG GCTCTTCACCCATTTGCGCAGGATGACACATGTCGCACCAGTCAAGGCTCACCAGCCTTCCAGCCCCCAGAGATTGCCAACGGACTGGACACCTTTTCAGGGTTTAAAGTGGACATTTGGTCTGCTGGAGTAACACT ATACAACATTACGACAAGTCTTTATCCGTTTGAGGGAGACAATATCTATAAGCTATTTGAAAACATTGGAAAAGGAGACTACACTATTCCTGAGGAGTGTGGACCCCTCTTGTCAGACCTGCTGCGAG gaatgCTTGAGTATGACCCTGCAAAGAGGTTTTCCATACAAAACATAAGGCAGCATAA CTGGGTACGTAAGAAACACCCTCCATCTGAACCTCCTGTACCCATTCCTGCCAGCGCAGAAAGCAGGGACCCATGGCGGAGTATGACGGTGGTTCCCTACCTAGAGGATTTGCACGGCTACACAGAGGACGATGATGACGAGCTCTACGATGGAGAGGATGAGATTATATACACTCAGGACTTCACGGTGCCAG gGCAAGTTACTGAAGACGACCATGATCTGGGGAACTCAGACCACAGCCCAGCTGTAGCCAAACCAGTTTGTGTGAATGGGACAGAAGGAGGGTCTCTGAATAGCAAGGCCAAAGCCGAACGCCGATCCTCCTCCTCGTCCAACCCCTCGCGTAAAGGAGTCTCCACAGCCAGCAAAATCCGCAAGCTCTCCACCTGTAAGCAGCAATGA